A stretch of Lactuca sativa cultivar Salinas chromosome 6, Lsat_Salinas_v11, whole genome shotgun sequence DNA encodes these proteins:
- the LOC111878284 gene encoding 7-deoxyloganetin glucosyltransferase has protein sequence MDSHHEKKPHAICIPVPAQGHINPMLKLAKILHSKGFLITFVNTEFNHQRLLRSRGSDALDGIPSFRFESIPDGLPPPENLDATQNVYDICRSIQENCLGPFKTLIAKLSESFSPVTCIVSDLLMGFTIDAGKELGIPAFLLYTGGAGALICYDQYPNLVDNGLMPLKDSSYVVNGYLDKVVDCIPNMHGIPLKNIPPFMRIVNPGDEFMVEFTNTQIHKAKKASGIIFNTFDDLEHDILATLASVFPPCYAIGPLHLLEKQLVDESLASIESNLWKEEPECLKWLDSKASSSVVYVNFGSITVMSHQQLVEFCWGLANSNQSFLWILRPGIVSGESEALPLEFLRETSSRGMMAGWCPQEQVLNHPSIGGFLTHNGWNSTVESLTNGVPMLSWPFFADQLTNCWLSCNQWGVAMEIDNDVKRDEVERLVIELVTKEKGNEMRKNAINWKDKAFEACAYPSGSSMISLEKVIHKLQTFTK, from the exons atGGATTCTCACCATGAAAAGAAGCCACATGCGATATGCATACCAGTCCCTGCACAAGGACACATAAATCCGATGCTAAAACTTGCAAAAATCCTTCATTCGAAAGGTTTCTTAATCACCTTTGTCAACACAGAATTCAACCACCAACGCCTCCTAAGGTCTCGAGGCTCTGACGCCCTCGACGGCATACCTTCCTTCCGTTTTGAGTCCATTCCCGACGGCCTTCCACCGCCGGAAAACCTTGACGCCACCCAAAATGTCTACGATATATGCAGGTCCATCCAAGAAAACTGTTTAGGTCCATTCAAAACCCTCATCGCCAAATTGAGTGAGTCGTTTTCACCGGTGACGTGCATAGTCTCCGACCTACTTATGGGCTTCACCATCGACGCCGGAAAAGAACTTGGTATCCCGGCGTTTCTGTTATATACCGGTGGAGCTGGTGCACTTATTTGTTACGATCAGTATCCTAATCTTGTGGACAACGGTTTGATGCCGCTTAAAG ATTCAAGTTACGTGGTAAATGGGTATTTGGATAAAGTTGTAGATTGTATACCAAACATGCATGGTATACCTCTAAAAAATATTCCACCTTTCATGAGAATTGTCAACCCTGGCGATGAATTCATGGTAGAATTTACAAACACACAAATTCACAAGGCCAAAAAAGCCTCTGGCATTATTTTCAACACTTTCGATGATCTTGAACACGACATCTTAGCTACACTTGCTTCAGTATTTCCTCCATGTTATGCCATCGGTCCTTTGCATTTACTCGAAAAGCAACTCGTTGATGAATCCCTAGCATCTATCGAATCAAATCTATGGAAAGAAGAACCCGAATGTTTGAAATGGCTAGACTCAAAAGCATCATCATCAGTTGTTTATGTGAACTTCGGTAGTATCACTGTCATGTCACATCAACAACTAGTCGAGTTTTGTTGGGGGCTTGCTAATAGTAATCAGTCGTTCTTGTGGATATTACGACCAGGGATAGTGAGTGGCGAATCAGAAGCACTTCCATTGGAGTTCTTGAGAGAGACAAGTAGTAGAGGGATGATGGCTGGGTGGTGCCCTCAAGAACAAGTTCTAAATCATCCATCGATAGGAGGGTTTTTGACACATAATGGATGGAATTCAACTGTTGAAAGTTTAACAAACGGTGTGCCAATGCTTTCTTGGCCATTTTTTGCAGATCAACTAACGAATTGTTGGTTGAGTTGCAACCAATGGGGGGTTGCCATGGAGATTGACAATGATGTAAAAAGAGATGAAGTTGAAAGGCTAGTGATTGAGTTGGTGACAAAAGAAAAAGGAAATGAGATGAGGAAGAACGCCATTAACTGGAAAGATAAGGCATTTGAGGCATGCGCTTATCCTTCTGGTTCTTCCATGATTAGTTTGGAGAAAGTAATCCATAAACTGCAGACGTTTAcaaaatga